GCTCGGGGTAGGTCCGGCAGCGCAGCGACACGTTGAGCACGGCGGCCGGCGGTGTGAGATCGGCGAAGCGCGCCCCCGGCTCTGAGCACTTCACAGCACCCTCGCACTCGGCGATGACCTCGCGTGCCACTTCGAGCGCAATGCGCTCGACCGCGTCGGGGTCACCGGCTGAAGCGAACGCCACGGGCACGACCAGCACGAACTCGCCCACGGTGGAGTAGTTGACCACGGTGGCGCGCGCCAGCACCGAGTTCGGCACGATGGCGATGTCGTTGGTGGGTTGCTGCACGAGGGTGTTGCGCCACGTGACATCGAGCACGGTGCCCTCTTCACCCGTTTCAAGGCGGATGAAGTCGCCGGGCTTGATCTGGCGAGATGCGAGCAACTGGACGCCGCTGAAGACGTTCTCGAGGGTCGGCTGCAGCGCCAGGCCTACCGCCAGACCGCCGACGCCCAGCGCGGTGACCAGCGGGGCGACCGACACGCCCAGCGTGCCGAGCAGCGAGATGATTCCGATGAGCCAGATGGCCGCACGCGTCAGGTTCACGAAGATCGAGCCGCTGGGCAGGGGCACATCCTCGCGTTCGGTGACTGCGCGCACGACGCGGCTGGCGATGCGGGCAGAGAACGCGGTGACGACGACGATCGCCAGCGAGACGAAGGCGCGGTCGAACGTGCGCCGCATCGCGGGATCGAGCTGCAGCATGCGCTCGAGCGCCCACAGGCCAACGAGCGCACCGATGGCGGTGGGGGCTCCGCGCAGGCCCGCCGCAAGCTGGGCAAGCGTCGAGGAGCCAGCCGCCTTGGCCCGCGCGGTGACGACA
This portion of the Coriobacteriia bacterium genome encodes:
- a CDS encoding mechanosensitive ion channel family protein translates to MLETILAAPEAIAVFIACVAAGLLADYLLMRVVTARAKAAGSSTLAQLAAGLRGAPTAIGALVGLWALERMLQLDPAMRRTFDRAFVSLAIVVVTAFSARIASRVVRAVTEREDVPLPSGSIFVNLTRAAIWLIGIISLLGTLGVSVAPLVTALGVGGLAVGLALQPTLENVFSGVQLLASRQIKPGDFIRLETGEEGTVLDVTWRNTLVQQPTNDIAIVPNSVLARATVVNYSTVGEFVLVVPVAFASAGDPDAVERIALEVAREVIAECEGAVKCSEPGARFADLTPPAAVLNVSLRCRTYPERIGVRHEFIRRLARRFSEEGIQAPPVPFSTAKRR